The nucleotide window cgataaattaaaaaaaaaaaaaaaaggagttgGGCATGGCGGAGTATACTTTTTTGAAGGGCCAAGCCAACCCAAGTTATGAGTCCCgcgatttcaaaattttagttacGACCTTAATCATACATGTCCTTCTCTTAATCATGCTCTGAACTTCACGCGCCAAGGGCCACCTAAAACACCGCGCTATAGGCCATCTTTCCCTTTGGATTCAACTCATAAGAAAGTGTTCGCCACTGAAGAAACCAGGTTCGGAGACAGGTTAGGAGATAGGTATGGAGTGAATAGTAGCTATGGGAGAACAGAATAAAGTTTCTATGAAGATTTAAAGCGTATAAAGCAGAGTTAGCTTTCTTTTCCATACACAGATggtaaagagagaaaaaaaaaaaacctcccaAGTTTCCCACAACAATATCACAGGAAAAGTAAAATCTACCGAGCTTTTTTGTTGTTCTTATTGTTGTTTTAATCTATACTTTTCATTGTTTTTATCTCTCATTTCAAGCTCCACTTTCTTTCATTTTGggagaatttttgaatttggttTCCTGGGGAGTTTTTTTTTCCTTGGATGGTTGAGTTGtgagattttatttttatttttggagtAATTTGGGGTGAGAAAATGGCTGCAGAAGGAATGTTGTCGTTTTCAGTTGCTTCAGTTGTGGAGGATGTACTGCAACAACATGGCAATCGCTCCAAAGATCTTGATTTGGAATCTAGAAAAGCTGAGGAAGCTGGTACTTTaaactcttttttctttttaaatcaacatctatattttgttgaatgatgatgaaTTTTTGCTGAAAGCGtatgttttctttttaattctatATAGTTTTAGCTAGTCGAAAAATGATGTAATTCCATGGAAAATTTTGCCTTTTCTTCTATTTACCTATCTGATCTCCCACCTTTTTCGTGAAATAGAAAACAGAAGATCATTGATCACTTACAGAGTTAcagtttttgaaattgttgatgaattGCAGCgtgtttttgaataaaatttgATGAGATAATTTACTtgtgaaaattaaaaaaagaaaaaaagaagctgAATGTGGTGGTCTCTTGTATGGCACAGCATCAAGGAGGTACGAAGCGGCCGGATGGCTaaggaagatggttggagttgtggCGGCTAAAGATTTGCCGGCAGAGCCATCGGAAGAAGAATTTAGGCTTGGTTTGAGGTGGAATAATCCTCTGCAATGTTCTCAATAGAGTTCAACCTGGAGCTGTGCCTAAGGTTTACTAACTTTATTATGATTATGGTTTTTTCAATTGATTTTCCTTTTAATCATGGCTAATTTCATTGGGGGTGGTTGGTTTTAGGTGGTGGAAAGTCCATGTGACGCGGCCCTCATACCTGATGGAGCTGCATTGTCAGCTTTTCAGTATTTTGAAAATATAAGGAATTTCCTGGTAGCTGGTCAAGGGTTGGGGCTTCCCACTTTTGAGGCATCCGATCTAGAACAAGTATGTTTTTAGACTTTTTTTTTACAATTCTTTTGCTTTGGAAGAAATTGGTTTTATTGTGTAATTTAGTTACTTATCTTTGATTTGGTTAAAATTCTTTAGGGAGGCAAATCTGCAAGGGTGGTTAATTGTGTTCTAGCACTTAAGTCCTATAACGAGTGGAAGCTCTCGGGTGGAAATGGAGTGTGGAAATTTGGTGGAAACTTAAAACCGGCCACCACCACTTTGGGAAAGTCATTTGTAAGAAAAAATTCAGAGCCTTTCACAAACTCCTTGCAGAGGACCTCATCGACAAATGAGAAACTATTAAATGGTCACTCCAATGAAATTGATCCCAATAAAATGGTTGGTAAGCTTAAACTGTTAGTATTCACTGTTTTCATATTCTAATTCAACAATAAGACTAAATTCCATGAGTTTTTCTTATTATACAAGCAGGCCAGTTCTGGTTCGCTAAGCATGTTGGTTCGTGCCCTTCTAACAGATAAAAAACCTGAAGAAGTTCCAACGGTAGATTTTTATTGGATCATTACACTTGTTTAACACACCAAGCTTGATTAGCATTTTCTTGTTTGGATAAACGGGGATAGTGGAATGACTTTTATCATAAATGATGGTTAATCTTTTTGCTATTTCTGCTACTTATTCGTGTCATTTTTTGTTGTTGATAGCTGGTTGAATCTGTGCTCAGTAAAGTTGTAGAGGAGTTTGAGAATCGGATTGCAAGCCAATCTGAAGTGGTATGTTTAGCTTTCAAATTTTACAAAAGAATAAGTCATTTACTATGTAATTATTGATCTTAACTAACATTTTGTTTATTATGGCCTCTTCTCCAAATTGAAAGATGAAATCGACTTCAAAAGAAATCACTCCAAATTTCAGAAAGCCTGTATTAAAACAAACTCTTGTGGATAAAAAGGTATATAATGATCCTCATGTACTTCACAAGTCACTAGATGACTTTTCTCCGATGTCTTAGTGCTATAGCTCACATTTCTTAAACTTCTTTCATTCTTGTAATGATTAAGATTGAGGAAAAGAACATCGAAGTGATGAAGAAAGAAGATTGCTTCCAAAAGAACCTCATTAATGAGGAGGCATTAAAAGGTCAATTGCAAAAACAGCAAATGATCTTTGATCAACAACAAAGGAATATTAAGGTGGGAATTACTGTGCTATATCTTCTGTTTTCTTGTCTATTTATGTACTTGACATGCACTTATATGTATTATAAATTTTGTAGGAACTAAAGCATGCTATTAATTCCACAAAAGCAGGCATGCAATTCATACAAATGAAGTTTCATGAAGAATTCAACAGTCTTGGTATACAAATGAAGTACTTATTTGAATTTTCTTGCTTATCAAAGTGCTAAGCAGGGTATTTTTACAGGTATGCATATTCACGGCCTAGCTCATGCTGCTTCTGGTTACCACAGGGTTCTAGAAGAAAACCGCAAGTTATATAACCAAGTTCAGGATCTTAAAGGTAAATATTCACTTATCTTTTGCATAAGTTCTTATCATGCCTTTCCTTGTATTAAATCCCCTAATTTATTAGAAAGGGTTATCTACTTCATCTGACCAGGAAGTATCCGTGTTTATTGCCGTGTGAGACCATTCTTGTCTGGATCAAGCTATCTTAGCACTGTGGATCATATAGAAGAAGGAAACATCATCATCAACACTCCATCGAAGTATGGTAAAGGACGCAAATCCTTCACCTTCAACAAAGTCTTTGCGCAGTCTGCAACTCAAGGTGCTTCACTAAGAGTTTAATTGCTATTGATAATGTTTCTGCAATTTTAGCATTCTTTACTTAGTCAGTCACATCTTTATTGCATTGCAGCGGAGGTTTTTTCTGATATGCAGCCACTGATTCGGTCAGTTCTTGATGGATACAATGTTTGCATATTTGCATATGGTCAGACAGGATCAGGGAAAACTTACACTATGGTAAGATATGGTTGGATTATTCACAAGTTTGATAATACATGCACTAAAATTTGTTTGATGAAATATACTTTTTCCTTTAAATTTACTAGTTTATTTGGTTTACAAATCCAGACTGGACCTAAAGACCTGACGGAGAAAAGTCAAGGGGTTAATTATAGGGCACTAGGTGATTTGTTCCTTCTAGCAGAACAAAGAAAGGATACCTTCTGCTACGATGTTGCTGTTCAGATGATTGAAATTTATAATGAGCAAGTCAGGGATCTCCTTGTCACAGATGGAAGTAACAAAAGATATCCTTTTCCAATCATTTGGTTTTACTTCCCTCTAGGTTGTAAAATTAGATCATCATATCACAGTTGTAATCTATAAAAAGTTGTCTTGACAGATTGGAAATTCAGAAAAAGCTTTCTTCCTATTCTAAATCAGAGTTTGATCATAAGGTGGTTGATGCTCTGAAAAATGAAACGGCAAAAAGTTTGAAttggtttaaatttgaaaatggaTCTTGATCGTTGAATCTCTCACTTCAATGTATGTTCAATGGTAGGTCTAGCCAGTCAATTTCCTAACCAAGCTTATCCTTAATCTATTAATACATTAGAAATTCGCAACAGTTCTCAGACGGGTCTCAATGTACCAGATGCCAACCTCATGCCTGTTTCGTCAACATCAGATGTTATTGATCTGATGAACCTAGGACAAAGGAATCGTGCAGTTGGTGCAACAGCCCTAAATGACCGTAGTAGCCGTTCTCATAGGTAACTTCTTACTTCTTTACGCCTCTTGATCCTGAAATGTTTCTTAAATttgaagttaaattttttttatcacaTTGCAGTTGCTTGACCGTCCATGTTCAAGGAAGAGATTTAACATCTGGAACTACTCTCCGTGGCTGCATGCATCTTGTGGATCTTGCAGGTAGTGAGAGAGTAGACAAGTCTGAGGTAACAGGAGATCGACTAAAAGAGGCACAGCACATAAACAAATCTTTATCAGCTCTAGGAGATGTGATTGCTTCCCTTGCCCAAAAGAATCCACATGTTCCTTACAGAAACAGCAAGCTCACTCAACTTCTTCAAGATTCACTTGGTAAGTTTAAGCTGTTGAAATAGTGCACAACTTTTTCTTTTCAGAAGTTTTAATCATATTGGACCGGAATTGTATTTTCAGGAGGACAGGCCAAGACACTAATGTTTGTTCACATAAGCCCTGAACCTGATGCCTTGGGTGAAACAATAAGTACTCTCAAATTCGCAGAGCGTGTAGCTACCGTTGAACTTGGTGCTGCTCGAGTGAACAAAGACACTTCGGATGTTAAAGAACTCAAAGAACAGGTTATCGTATTCAACTCTAACTATTGGTTGATATGGTTATCTTAAGATAGTTGTCAAATCCGATGCTCTTGCTTTTACTAACTTGTTGGAATCAACTTCCAGATTGCTAGCCTTAAGGCAGCTTTGGCTAGGAAAGAGGGAGAGATGGACCAAAGCCAGCACTCTGTATCTAGTAGCTCTGAAAAATACCGAACAAAAGCTAGTGATCTATCGCCCTTCAATCCTAATCAGCAAGTTGGAGATGTTTTGGGAGCAAGAGAACCTGTGGCGAATGTGGGCAACATTGAGGTACATGATGCTTTCCACATGATAATAGTAGgatggaaatttaatttcattaatcATATTGAATACGATTGTCACAAATCCTTGATTCTTTCTCTTCAATTTAAAGATGATATGAATACTAATGTGTGAATGTCTTCATTGAATTCAGAATTTCATGGTAATAATATGCATTCCAGTGACTGAAAGTGGCTATAGTGGCATAATACTAATTCAATTGTGCAAAATTATCTTTTCTCTCCTTAAAGCTAATTGATGGGAAGAAAATCTACAGTGCTTATATATTTTCTGGAATTGCTTCCCAaatttcatgaataattttagcAATTCAATGAGTTGGGTTTGTTTGAGATGCCCTAGAAAGCTTGACTTGTCTGCTTTTGCAGGTGTGCACTAACTCTGCATTGAGGCAAAAGAGGCAAAGCGTTGATCTTGATGAGCTATTAGCAAATTCACCTCCCTGGCCTCCCGTTGTCAGTCCTGCCCAAAACTTCAGGGATGATGAGAAAGAATTAGGCTCGGGTGAGTGGGTGGATAAGGTTATGGTGAACAAGCAAGATACCATTAACAGAGTGGGAAGCCCTCTAGGATGTTGGGAAGCAGAAAATGGGAACTTGTCTGATGTCTTTTACCAGAAATATCTCCACGATTCTTCAAAGATTTATCCAGAAAAATCATATAATATGTTCTTGGGGGCTAATGGATTCAATATGGCCAGTGCTGATGACATAGATGATATTGATGTTGCAACCAGTGACTCGTCCGAGCCTGATTTGCTCTGGCAATTCAATTCGACCAAACTTAGCAGCATAACCAATGGGATTGAGTCCAAGACCAAGAGACCCACTCCAAAATCAGCAAGAAACCCAGATATGAGGTAAGCTAATACATACATTCTCATGTTGCCATCATTGTAAGTTTGTCGACATGTTACTAAAAAGCTGGTTAATTATCTGCAGCAAAAATCTACATCCTATGTCAGGGCCATCACCGTCTAGGAAACTAGCAAATGGAGCTGGCCAACCTTTGCATCGAAATATGAGGCAGCCACCAGCTGCTGACGGGAAACGCAGAACTGGGAGTAGAAAATAACAACTTTATACACCATTATAACCACGTTGGAGTGATTTctgattcttttcttcttctttttttaatttcttttttcctCATATTTTTTAGAGAGTGAGAGAGAGAAATGTGTTGAATATACAGATAACCTTTTTCTttcattgtaattttttttatggtATAGTTAAAACTCAGCAATAATTCCAGTTGCATATTTGTTTATTAAGGACAAGTTGTGCAGATGATGCGTCCTGCCTTGGGTTTTTGTGTAAAGACTGCTTTTCTTCAGTGTTTGAGAGAATTAAAAGTCTTATTGCAATGGCTCTGCAATTACCATACAATTAGTTTGGGTTGAAGATGTCCTTTTTGAGTTGTTTTCAAGTTATGTCTGAGCTTATGCTACTTTCTGCAAACCGAGACAAAAGGATCAGTCTCTGTATTCATGTAATTATGTTACAAATTCCAAAAGCTGACATGAAAATAATATGTAATTGACGCAGGCTGTAATAGGAGTCAGATTGGTAAATGAACAAATTAATCTTTATTTATGTATTACGTCAAAATGCAAAATGATCCTAAATGAGTCACtctactaatttatttattttttaagcaGAGCAAAatgcaatattattatattacaGGGCCTTTATATTACTTTTATTTCAAATACTCTTCCCCGTGTAATCCTTTTTACATGAATCAAGAAGAGCAAGCAGGTATTGTAGCGAATGAGTCCTTTAAACAAAAAACCAAGTTTGGCATTCTTAGCCATTTAATTGTAACTTCATTACTGAACAAAAGAGAGAAGCAATGAAGGAGCAAATATCCTGATATTCAATACGATTAGACACGAGGAGCAATCATGCTATACCAATCAAACTCAAAAAGTAACATGGGAGCCATCTGGTTCGATTGCTAGGCAGCAGGCAACATGGACGGCAGAAGGTGTTGCAGCAGAGGGGACTAATCAAATCCTTTTTTATAAGAGGTAGAAGTTAGAATAATAGAACCCATGATAAAGTCATAGGAACAAAGCCCATTCATGACTCTTATTCTAGAATTTGGGAGAGGTTAGGTCCATTCTCCTTTGGCGTGAGGGATTAGTAATAGCTATCGGCAAACCGAATGAAAATGACAAATCTCCGTTGAATAAAGTCGTGACAGCCCACCTTTGACCCATACCGCAGCCCAAGACCAAGCTACCCATCAAACCATTCTCACTTTTATTAGGCTTGCTTTGGCAGCTCCTCATTGGCTGCCTTGCTTACCCTCCGAAACCCCAGAAAAGCCAGAGATTCCCCGACAACTCCGGCGCCAACTGTACTCCATACCCTATCTCCGCCCTTCTCGACTACCGCACCCTCGTTACTAAGCCCTTTCTTTGATCTGAGGTTTATTCCTTCTCTTTTTcgacaattattttattttaatttttacagttCACTTTGTTTGAAAAACTTGATCTTGAATGTTTTGTTGGTTTATTGTTATTACGTTGGATtaaagttcttttttttttttttttgaagtaagAAATGGCGATGTATATCGTATCTCGGCGACTCTCCGCTGGATCCACCACCTCCCAGCTGGTCACCTCTCTCCGTTATGCCACCTGCTGGAGATCCTTCTTCACGTCTTTTAGGGAGGAACGAGACACGTTTGGCCCCATTAACGTCCCCTCCGATAAGTTCGTCTTTCCCTCTCATCAcattgtgtgtgtgtgttttaattCGCACCATTAAAAAAGAAGTTTTGAATAGAAGAGGGAAGTAGTTATACTTGTTGCTTGTGCTGTCACTGCGTTTTTAGATTGTGGGGAGCGCAGACTCAGAGATCGTTACAGAATTTTGAAATTGGGGGAGAGCGTGAACGGATGCCTGAAcctattattcgggcctttggtGTTCTCAAGAAATGTGCTGCCAAGGTTCATCTCTGATCTGATCACTGAACCCAAATAGTTCTCAATTTTTAAGTGTTTGCATATGTTAATTGTTTTCTTCATTTAGGTTAACATGGAATATGGTCTTGATCCAACCATTGGGAAAGCCATAATGCAAGCAGCTGAAGAAGTAGCCGAAGGAAAACTCAACGATCACTTTCCGCTTGTCGTTTGGCAAACTGGTAGTGGCACCCAGAGTAACATGAATGCCAATGAGGTCTTTGCAACTTTTTTCTTTTCAACTTTTTTGTATTCATTAGTTGAATAGATATTTTTGTCATGTGAGAATCAT belongs to Gossypium arboreum isolate Shixiya-1 chromosome 7, ASM2569848v2, whole genome shotgun sequence and includes:
- the LOC108460644 gene encoding kinesin-like protein KIN-14I, producing the protein MAAEGMLSFSVASVVEDVLQQHGNRSKDLDLESRKAEEAASRRYEAAGWLRKMVGVVAAKDLPAEPSEEEFRLGLRSGIILCNVLNRVQPGAVPKVVESPCDAALIPDGAALSAFQYFENIRNFLVAGQGLGLPTFEASDLEQGGKSARVVNCVLALKSYNEWKLSGGNGVWKFGGNLKPATTTLGKSFVRKNSEPFTNSLQRTSSTNEKLLNGHSNEIDPNKMASSGSLSMLVRALLTDKKPEEVPTLVESVLSKVVEEFENRIASQSEVMKSTSKEITPNFRKPVLKQTLVDKKIEEKNIEVMKKEDCFQKNLINEEALKGQLQKQQMIFDQQQRNIKELKHAINSTKAGMQFIQMKFHEEFNSLGMHIHGLAHAASGYHRVLEENRKLYNQVQDLKGSIRVYCRVRPFLSGSSYLSTVDHIEEGNIIINTPSKYGKGRKSFTFNKVFAQSATQAEVFSDMQPLIRSVLDGYNVCIFAYGQTGSGKTYTMTGPKDLTEKSQGVNYRALGDLFLLAEQRKDTFCYDVAVQMIEIYNEQVRDLLVTDGSNKRLEIRNSSQTGLNVPDANLMPVSSTSDVIDLMNLGQRNRAVGATALNDRSSRSHSCLTVHVQGRDLTSGTTLRGCMHLVDLAGSERVDKSEVTGDRLKEAQHINKSLSALGDVIASLAQKNPHVPYRNSKLTQLLQDSLGGQAKTLMFVHISPEPDALGETISTLKFAERVATVELGAARVNKDTSDVKELKEQIASLKAALARKEGEMDQSQHSVSSSSEKYRTKASDLSPFNPNQQVGDVLGAREPVANVGNIEVCTNSALRQKRQSVDLDELLANSPPWPPVVSPAQNFRDDEKELGSGEWVDKVMVNKQDTINRVGSPLGCWEAENGNLSDVFYQKYLHDSSKIYPEKSYNMFLGANGFNMASADDIDDIDVATSDSSEPDLLWQFNSTKLSSITNGIESKTKRPTPKSARNPDMSKNLHPMSGPSPSRKLANGAGQPLHRNMRQPPAADGKRRTGSRK